Genomic window (Mycoplasma leachii PG50):
GATTTACTTTGTAATGGTTTAGCAAATCTTCTATCTTTTCATTTTGATTCATCCATTTTATTAAGTGGAGTAGTTAATAAAGTTTTTAAATTGAAAGTTTTAACATTACCAAATAGTTCATTAAATGGTTTAATTACAAATTTTTCAGCATATTCTGTAACAACTTTAGTATCAAATTGTTTAGAGACTTCAGCAAATATTTCTCCATCAGGGTTTTTAGCTATATTATCTAAAACTCCTTTTAAGTTATTAATAAAAGTTTTGACTTTATTAATATCAAATATTGATCCTGAATAAATTTCTTTAAATGCGTTTTGATTTGAATTTAATTTAAATTCTACTACTGGAATAACTTCTTTTATTAGTGAAGGTAATTCATCACCTTGTGTTAAAAATGAGAATAAAAAACTATTAACTAAAGCTGGTAAAAATGGTATAAATAATTGAAAATCAGCAGGGATAACATTTTTATCAATAATTTCACTTTCAAATAATTTTTCTAATATAGTTTGAAAAATTTGATTTTCTTTAAAAATTTCATTAAAAGATTTAGCTAAACTTTTACCATTTAAAAGATCATTTGCTGTTAGTGTTAATCATTTAGTTAAAATATCTAAACTTTTAGTTAATACACTTATTTTATCTTTTTTAGATTTAAATTTGTTATTTAATTGACTTTCTAAAATTCTTTGTAATAGATAAAAAAGTGGTGAACTTTTGTTTTCTTCAACAAATTTTTTAGAATCTTCTACAAATTCATTAGTACTATTGTATTTTTTATAAGTAACTTCATCAGCAGTTAAGAATAACATAGCTAATAATTTTTGTAATTCATAACCATCTTTTTGGTTTTTATCTTTTAGTTCTTGAACTGGTTTTTTAAAAAAAGATAATAAGTATTTTAAATTAATAGATGATGGTTTTCTCTTGCTTATTGATTCTATATTTTGATCTTTATAAAGATCTTTTATAAATTGTTGATTTTGCTTAGTATTATCAAATAATTTATCTGCAGATGTTGGTTTATGATCTCTAGCATTTTCAAATAAACTTAATTTTAATTGTAAGAATTGAAGTGCTTGTAGAACATAAGAAACTACTTTTAATTCATTTGTCTTATTAGGTTGAGCTGAAGAACTTAGTATTTTGTTTAATGCATCTCCAGCGTTTTTTAGTGAATCAAATACATTATTAGTTTTTAGTTCTACTTCTTTAAAATCTTTTGTTGATAATGCTAAGCCTACAGCATTAACTAAACTTACATAAAAAGCAACATCTAAATCTTTAGCTTTTAGATCTTTATATTTTTTATTTACATCAATTTCATCTTGAAAGGCTTTAATACTTTTAGCTAAACCTTCTTTTGGGGTGCTTAAAGTTTTTATTCAATTTGAAAAAGTTGGTTTAAGTTTTTCAAAGAATGTGTTTAAAGCACTATCAATTTCTTTAAAATTAGTAAAAACAAACATTGGATTTAAACTAATTGTTAAATCTAAAATTTTTGTAATATCATCACTAAAATTATTTAATTCAGTTTTACCTAATCCAACTAATTGAAAAATTTCTTTAAATAAAAAATTAGATGAGTTATTTTTTAAATTTAGTTTGATTTTAGAATCTAACACTTTTTTGTATGAATCTTTTTCAAAATATTGATTTAAAAGATTTTCAAATGTGTTTATATTACTGATGCTCTTATCAGTATTTTCTAATGTTAAATTGTTTTCTTTTAATAAATCACTAAGTGACTTTTTATTGTTTTTATTTTTAATTTCACTCAATTGAACTTTTAATTGATCTGCTAAAATTAATTCTTTAGCAAATAAACTAACAGTTGAGTGAGCATTTGTTATCGAGTTATTATTTTTTAATAAAAAATAATGTTTTATTAATTATTAATTTTTAGTAATTTTTGTAAATCTAAACTTATCATCTTTAGTATTTCTAGAATAATTAAAGATATATTTAGTTGTAGATTTATTTTTATTATTTACAAATTTAGCTTCTAATTGTTGAGAAACTAATTGGTTAAATTTATTTTTCTTATCATCTAAAAATGTATAAGAAATATTAAATTTATTTTCATTAAATTCAGTATTTAATGAATTATTAACAGATAATAAGAATTTTGATAATAAATTAATAGTATTTTCAGAATTATCATTTTTATCATTAACTTTAATATTTAAACCTTTAGAAAATACTATATCTAGTAGTGAGTTTTGTCCTATTGGTTTATTTTTATCTGAAGTTCACCCTAGAATTTGTAAAGCTTTATCTGGATTTTCTTTTAAAATATCAATTAAATTAGTTTTTTTATTGTAATTAATGTTAGATACTTGATATTTATAATTTTCAATAGTTGAAATTATGTCAGTTAAACTAGTTAGATTTATATTTGTACTTTGTAGATTTTCTATTTTTTCATTACCTTTAACATCTAAATCTTTTAATAATTTATCTAAATTATCAGCAATAGATATATTTTGATATTCTTTAGCAAATGATTTATCTTTTCATCAAGATTCATTCATTTTGTTAAGTGGAGTAGTTAATAGAGTTTTTAAATTAAAGTGTTGAATATTTTTAAAGATTGATTCGTAGTTATTTGCAAAACTAGTAAAGTAAAACTGCATTGTAGAAAACGGAATATCTTTAGTTTTTATTGGTATATAACTACTAAATGTTTTTAAAAGACCTTCTATTTTTTCTTTAAAAGTTTTAAACATGTCATTAGTTTTGTTAACTAAAAAAACATCTCCGCTATAAAGAATTTTAAAGGAATTTTTATTAGTTTTATTATCTATTGTTATTGGAAAAGCAACGTTTAAAGTTGGTGTTATTATCTGTTGAAACAATATAGGGAAGGCAAAGTCTTTAAATTTTATTATTTCATCACTTAAAAGTTTTGTTTCATTTTGAAGTATTACAACTATAGAAGGTAATACTTTAACAAATAAAGCGCTTAACGATTCATAGAAACTTTTTGTTCCAGTTAATAAATTAACTGTTGTATATGATAACCATTTATAAAAATATGGAATTGAATGTTCAATCAATCTTTTAACATTTTCTTCTTTAATTGTTTTACTAATTAATAAAGGACTAAGTTTTTTTATTAGAAAATTCTTAGAAAGAATAGATAGTAAATAAATTGATGGATGTGCTTTTTTATTATTGTAATATTCTGTTGGATCATCAACTTTAAAACTTTTTGTTGTATATTCAACTTTTTCAGTTGATAAGAATAACATTGCTAATAATTTTTGCAATTGATATCCATCTTTTTTAGAACTATCTTTTAATTCATCAACTGGTTTTTTAAAAAAAGAAAGTAGGTACTTTAAATTAATAGATGATGATCTATTTTCAGTTATTTTACCTATTGTTTTTTCTTTATAAAGTTCTTTAATAAATTCTTGGTTAGTTTTGTCTTTATTAAATAAGTTATTAGGTGATATAGGTTCATATTCTTTAGTATTATCAAATAAACTTAGTTTTAATTGTAAAAATTGAAGAGCTTGTAAAACATAACTAACAATTTCTCACTCTTTATTTTTTTCAAGCCCCTTTTTATCATTTAAAATAGAGGCTAAATTTTCACTAGCTTTTTGTAATGAATCATTAGTTTTATTAACATCTAAT
Coding sequences:
- a CDS encoding MOLPALP family lipoprotein produces the protein MIKHYFLLKNNNSITNAHSTVSLFAKELILADQLKVQLSEIKNKNNKKSLSDLLKENNLTLENTDKSISNINTFENLLNQYFEKDSYKKVLDSKIKLNLKNNSSNFLFKEIFQLVGLGKTELNNFSDDITKILDLTISLNPMFVFTNFKEIDSALNTFFEKLKPTFSNWIKTLSTPKEGLAKSIKAFQDEIDVNKKYKDLKAKDLDVAFYVSLVNAVGLALSTKDFKEVELKTNNVFDSLKNAGDALNKILSSSAQPNKTNELKVVSYVLQALQFLQLKLSLFENARDHKPTSADKLFDNTKQNQQFIKDLYKDQNIESISKRKPSSINLKYLLSFFKKPVQELKDKNQKDGYELQKLLAMLFLTADEVTYKKYNSTNEFVEDSKKFVEENKSSPLFYLLQRILESQLNNKFKSKKDKISVLTKSLDILTKWLTLTANDLLNGKSLAKSFNEIFKENQIFQTILEKLFESEIIDKNVIPADFQLFIPFLPALVNSFLFSFLTQGDELPSLIKEVIPVVEFKLNSNQNAFKEIYSGSIFDINKVKTFINNLKGVLDNIAKNPDGEIFAEVSKQFDTKVVTEYAEKFVIKPFNELFGNVKTFNLKTLLTTPLNKMDESKWKDRRFAKPLQSKSVADILDTLLTTLNVQGNEKLESLESSNINLTALTEVVSLINNYSYKAKGVNSSKTQLIELLKENPDKALQILGWTSDKNNPIGKGSLLDTLLSKVFNFKMNDRKNKTENALNQFAKVTSLLNKWLVTQLNESDLLITFSFTNTNKNSSNQLLSETMIATVKNKVNNSQTKYTFSYARDKQSKFKFTKISKN